A single window of Leishmania panamensis strain MHOM/PA/94/PSC-1 chromosome 35 sequence DNA harbors:
- a CDS encoding kinetoplast-associated protein, putative (TriTrypDB/GeneDB-style sysID: LpmP.35.5990), whose protein sequence is MLRFVPRRLAIGAYSMFMIEQRNNPKLKGLAVADRGKMTSKMYKALSANDKAALDKRAAAWGSFKHKSGKTKTKREKKASTSRSPSAYAKFVKENICRFEKLPHHDRMKAVAKLWKQHNARSAK, encoded by the coding sequence ATGCTCCGCTTTGTTCCTCGTCGTCTCGCCATCGGCGCGTATTCCATGTTCATGATTGAGCAGCGGAACAATCCGAAGCTGAAGGGCCTCGCTGTTGCCGATCGCGGTAAGATGACGTCCAAGATGTACAAAGCTCTGAGTGCGAACGATAAGGCGGCGCTCGACAagcgtgctgctgcatgggGCAGCTTCAAACACAAGAGTGGGAAGACAAAgacgaaaagggagaagaaggcgagcACCTCGCGCTCGCCGTCGGCGTACGCCAAGTTTGTTAAGGAGAATATTTGCCGTTTCGagaagctgccgcaccacgaCCGCATGAAGGCTGTGGCAAAGCTGTGGAAGCAACACAATGCGCGCTCCGCCAAGTAA